TTTATCTCTTTGTATGTTTATAGTCTCAACTATGGCAATTGATAGTAAAATTATAGAGAAACTAATGGTGAAGTATGTTAAATAAATGAGTATCTTAGTTCTTGTTCTAAATTTAAGACTTTTCAAATTATACCCTTTTAATATAATTATACTATATATTAATAAATATTATTTATAGAATTGACATTTTTCATGAGTTGTTATTAATGTGAATATATTGTTATAATTTCTTTTCATATATGTTATGTATTCTGTAATTTAAGTTGGCAAGGATTTAGTATTAATTAAAATTAGGTCTGTTTTTTATGGATATTATTTTTTGATTGGTAAGTGAGAATTATGTATGACCAGTTACTTTTAATTAATAATTGATCTTTTGGTTAAGCTTTTTTGTGGTTCTTGTTTATACAATTGATTCAATATTTTGATAGATGTTTATGTTTAATAAATTCTGCGCTATTGGTTGTATCTAATATTTTGGGATAGAATTATTTTAAAGTGTACTATGCATAACTTGAGATTTTTGAATTTTATTGCTTTAGAGTTCCTGGATTTCATTTTTAACATTTTTGCTAGATTTCAAAGGAGAGGTTTATGTTTTTTTCTAGAAAAATAAAAGATTATGAAACTAAATATCGAGGTAAGGAAATTAAGATGAGCACTGAAATCAACAGTTTCCTTAATATTAAAAATTCTGTTGAACTGAGAGTTGGTACTTATGTATCACGAGGTGTAATTTATTCTATTTCTATGAATGCTATTAAGCTTATTTTGCAGGAAGATGAAATTTTGCCTGTTTTAGCACAAAATGGAAATTCAGGAAGTATTCAGCTTACGAACTTTGATAGTTCTGGGGATGATTCTTTTTTTATTCCCTCTTTGGTTGTTAAGTTAGTTAATACATCTTCTTGTTCTGTTCAAGACAAGGAATATAATTTACTTACTCTAGATTTTTTATCTCCTATTCCGGAAGAGTTTGCAGTTAAGATTGGCAAACTGCTTGATTTGAAACTTGGGCAGAATCAAAGAATTCATGAGCGTATTATTATTAGTAAAGATTCACTTAGAAAACTTAATATTGATTCTGATAAAGCTTTTGTTGAAGTTAAGGGTGTTAAGTATAAATGTTTGATTAAAGATCTATCTTATGGAGGTGCACTTTTAATATCCTATTTTGATTATGAGGTAATAGATGAAAGTAATATTGATTTGACTTTAAGTTTTAATATTGCAGGCAAGGAAGTGTCTATTTTGGGTAAGACAAGAAATTTGAGTGTTATTCAAACTCCTAATGGTAAAGTTTTAGCTTTAGGTGTTGCATTCTGTGAAGAAAAGATTCCCCTTGACTATACTATGTTAATTCATGATTATTTTAATTAGAGGATTTATGCTTAAAAATATTGTTTATATTTCTCTTCCAGAAAATTTTACAAGTCAAATTAAAGATTTTATGTTTGATCCTAGGATACTTCTGCCCGTTGAGGTTGGTGATGTTCAGAATTTTTCTCAGGATGAACTTAGTTTTGAAGCTGTTATTTCTGCGATCCTTAAAATTTCGGCTTATGATCAAGGTAATATTAATTTCCCTTATTATAAGGAGCTTCTTTTGGCTTTAAATCCCAATATTGTCAATACGCTTATTCATGTTGGAATTACTAAAATTGATGAGGGGGATTATAATTTGGCACTTGAGATTTTTCTGGCATTAAAAGGTATTGATGGTGAGAATGAGGTTCTTCTTGTTAATTTGGCATTATTATATGAGAAGATGGCTGAAAATTTCTTAAGAGTTGAACAAGATATGGATGCTCTGAATAGTAATCAAAATGCTTTAAAGATTTATGAGAGACTTTTAGAACTTGAAAATCCAAATGAAAATGTTTTTGTAAATGCTGGCTTTTTCTTTGTTAAGCAATACAAATTGGACAAGGCACAAGAGTTGCTTAAGCATTATTTGAAAATTTCTAATAATTTAAGATTAAAGAGTAAGGTAAATGAAGTTTTAAATGCTATCGGAGTTCATAAAGGTTTGGCCTTAAATCTTGAGAGAGTATATAATCTAATAATTTTGTCAAAGGAAGATGAAGCTATTTCTGAACTTGTTGAACTGTTAAAATATCATGGAGATTCTTGGAATGCTTGGTTTTTACTTGGATGGGGGTATAGAAGAAAGGGGTTTTATTCTGAGGCAAAAGATGCTTTTCTTAGAGTATTATCTTTTAAAGCTAAAAATGTCGATGCTATGAATGAGCTTGCAATCTGTTTTATGGGACTTTTTGAATTTAATGATAGTCTTAAATATTTACTTAGAGCTTTAAAACTTGAACCTGATAATATAAAAGTTATTTTAAATCTTGGGATTCTTTATCTAAAGATGGAACATAGAGAAGAGGCTAAGGGTTGTTTTAAAATAGTTCTTGAATATGATGCAATTAATCCTATTGCCCTTAAATATTTAGAACTGTTAGGTGGGTAATTTTAATTCATATTGTATTGATTTAACTAATAAATTTATTCAGACTGGCTTTCTTAAGTCTATTATTAATTGAGTATCCAAGTTGGCTGTCATCTACAAGTTCAGCAATTATTTGGTTGTATTCTTTCTCAGATTCTACAAATACTTTATAAATGTTTTTTGCATATTCTTCTAATGTATTAAATACGCAAATATTATTCATATTCCAAAAACTATTAAACCAATATGAATTAAGAGTATCTCGCATAATGAGCACTTTTGTGTCTTTTCTTAATGCATACTGTTTTATATTATCTGTTTTCTTAAATAGATAAACGGGTATGCGTGGTCTGTAATGTTCTAGTAAATTTCCAGGTGATTTGGATAGCATTTCCTTTCCTGTTGAATATTCAACTTTAAATTCTCCTTTAAGTTCTTTTTCTATCATTTCTTTTGTGATTAAACCTGGTCTTAGTATTGATATGTTTCCTTTAAGATCGAATCTTATAACGGTTGATTCTATGCCAATTTTTGACTCTCCATCTTTTTTGATGATCCCCTTAACTAAACCATCGAGTTCACTAATTGCCATTTTAAAATTGGTAGAGCTGGGACGTCTTGATAAGTTTGCTGATGGAGCTGCTATTGGAACTCCGCTCATCTTGATTAACTGTATGGCTACAGGTTCTGATGGTATTCTTACTGCTATGCTGTCAAGTCCTCCGCTTATGAAGTTAGATATTTTGCCTGCATTCTTTAATATAAATGTTATTGGGCCTGGGGTGAATCTTTGCATTAAAATCAGCGCACTTTTTGGTATGTGCTCTACAAGCTCATTTATCTTTTCTATTGATTCGACATGCACTATTAAAGGGTTTGTAATAGGACGTCTTTTTACTAGAAAGATCATTCGCACTGCATCATCATTGTATGCATTAGCACCAATTCCATAGACTGTTTCTGTAGGAAATACTACTAGCTCTCCTGTTCTTATAAATTTTGCTGCCTTACTTATTTCCGATTGTTCTATGATTTCTGTTTTCATTGATATTATTTCCTATTGATTTTACTTACTTATTTATTAAAGCAAAAAAATTGCAAATAAACAATTTAAGTTAACTTAGATGATTGATTTTATGTTATGAGTCTTAAGCTTTATATTATAATATACAATGTAGTATAATAATTATTAATATGATAAGCTTTTTTGATATTATGGGTATTAGATTTAGGTTTTTATTTTTGTTTTTTGCTGTTGCTCAGTTGAACAGTGCTACTGTGGGACTTGCTTCATGGTATGGAGAAGCTTTTCATGGCAAGTCTACTGCTAATGGTGAAAAATTTGATATGACAGCTCTTACGGCTGCTCATAAAGAACTTCCATTTAATACTATTGTAAAAGTTACTAATTTACTTAATAATAGGACAGTTGTTGTAAGAATTAATGATAGGGGGCCTTTTAGGAAAGATCGAATAATTGATTTGTCAAAATCTGCTGCTGAAAAGCTAGATTTTCTGGGTATAGGAGTTGCACCTGTAAAAATTGAAGTATTGGAACAATTGAATGAAAAAAGCATTACAGCTCAAGAATCTAAGAAAACTTTTAAGGTAGTTGATCCTTCTAAGGATGATTCTGTTATTGCAGATTCAAAGTTAAATATAGGTTCTTCTTTAAATAAAGATCATTCTGAGGTTGCAGAAAAAATCCTAGATAATTCAACTAGAGAACCAGACTTTTACATACAAGTTGGTTCTTATAAGACTAAAGATTATGCTCAAAGGGCTTATAAAATACTTCAGAAAACTGGGCTTAATGTTTTAGTAAATTCTCATGGCCCTTTTTTTACAGTATTCGTTCCTACTTATGCTGATGATGTTCATAGGAATGTTGAACTTATTAAATCTGCGGGATATAAGGATATTTTGGTAAGAAAGACTAAGATTCCAGGTGATAATGTTTCTATAGATTAGTATTCTGATCTATATTTTTAAAGAATGTATTTATTGTTAGTTTGATATTTTCAAAAGTTGAGTAATAAGTCTTAATTTTAGGTAAGGAGTAGATAAATAGTTTGCCATAATTTTTTTCGAAGATTCTTTTATCAAAGCATACTATAATTCCATAGTCTTTTGAATCTCTAATTAATCTTCCAAATCCTTGTTTGAATTTCATTATTGCTTGTGGCAGTGTTTCTTGCGTAAAGAAATTTTTATCCGATTTTTTGGCTAATTCTTTTTTTGCTATTAAAATAGGATTTGAAGGAGTTTGAAATGGCAGTTTGGGAATTATTACCATTGTTAATTTATCTCCTTTAATGTCAATTCCTTCCCAAAAGTTTTTTATTCCTATAAGTACACTTTTTTTTGTTGATTCTTTAAAAGAGTTTATTAGTTCATTTTTTGGAAGTTCTCCTTGTATGAAGAGGTTTATATCATTTTCAAGTAAGAAATCTTTAATGTTTTTGCCTACATATTCTAAACTCTTAAATGAGGTTAGAAGAATTAAGGTCCCGCCTTTGTTTAACATTGCGAGTTCTTTAATATATTGTGTTGATTGGTTTAGAAATTTTTCTTCTTTAGTAGGATCTTCAATATTTGATATAACTGTGAGTATTGATTTTTCTTTATAAGGGAAGGAGTATGGCAATTTTTCAGTTGTGATGTTTTGGTCAGTTGAGTTTAGTCCAGTTTGATTTAAAAAGTATGAAAATGATTGATTTATCATGAGAGTAGCTGAGGTAAAAATTATTCTTTTTGCTCTTTTATACATAATTTTGTTTAGTTCAGGACCTAAATCAATCTCTGATGTTTTAAATATGGGTGTATTTTTTTTATTTTCTATCCAAGAACAAAGATTGTCATATTGGTTTTCAGAGATGAAATTTTTAATTAATGATTCTTTAGATTCTATATTTCGAATTAATCTGTCTATTTCAATTTTTGCTGTTTTGTTTTCCATATCTTTTGTTATTGACATTACAGTAGCTTTATAATTTTCTAAGTTATATATTATCTCTTTTAGGTGTGTTTTAATTTGTGTGTAAAAATCTGTTTTATGTATGTCATTAGTAACTCTATAGATTGATGGAAAATTTTTTTGTGTTTTTATTGCATATTCTATATTTTCGAAGCTTAGCATCGTTGCAATTTCGACATTTGTTTTGTATTTACTATTTATGTTTTGTTTTTTTATTATTTTATCTATCTTTGTAAAAATTTGTTTTATCCCGATTCTTGAAAAATTTCTGCTAAATAGAGTTCTTGCAGCTTCTTCTAAATAGTGTGCTTCATCAATTATCATATTTTTTATATTAGGTAAGATTAAATTAATCTCTTCATCATTTTTTTCAGAGTCATTTTTATAGTTTTCTTTTTCTTTTAATATTTCGTTTTTTATATAAAGATCAGTTAGGAGTAGATGATGATTAGTGATGATAATATCACATTCTAGTATTTTTCTTCTTGCCTTTTTAAAAAAGCATTTATTTTCATCGGGGCATGTGAGACCTGAACATGTCTCAGGATTTGCCGATACTTCCTCCCATATTTGTTCATCTATGAAATTGAGTTCGTCTTTATCTCCTATTTTTGTATTTTGTGCCCAGTATATTAATTCTTCTAAGTTTTTTTTGTTGAATGTATGTTTTAGGAGGTTGTTTTCAAGTTCTTCAAGTCTACGAAGACAGAGATAGTTCCTCATGCCTTTAATGATTCCAAACTTCATTTTAAAAGGGATGATTTTTGCCAAAGACTCGATGTCTTTTTTAATGAGTTGTTCTTGAAGATTAATAGATGCTGTTGAGATTATTACTTTTTCTTGTGTTTTTTGAATGAAATCAATAGCAGCAATTAGATAAGCAAGGCTTTTTCCAGTTCCTGTTGGTGCTTCAATGACTAAAAATTGTTCATTTTGAAAGGCTTTTCTTATTTTTTCTATCATTTTTAATTGTGTATTTCTCTTTACAAAGCCTTTGATGTTTAATTCTGCTTTTGTTAGTATATATTCAATTAATTTCAATTTTGTTAAGTATCCTTTTTAATTAATGTATTATGTTTTTATTGAATTTATTTTAACCTTTTTTATGATGTAAACTTCTTTTTCTATATCTTCGTATTTTGTATTTATAATATAAAATAGTTATTAAAATAGTGACTGTATTCATTTTAAGATATAGTTTAATGGCTATCTCAGATATTATTGATATTTTATTTAATTTTATATTTATTGCATTAAAAAAATTGTTCTATTTATTATTGTTGTCTCTAGTTAAGGGGGGGGGTATAAGATTTATGTAGTTTTTTATTTCAATGTTAGTATTGTTATGAATGTTTGTATCTTGATTGATTTTTGATATATCCTTAAAGTTGTGCACAGTTGATGGTGAAAATTTTTTATTTTTCTGCAAAGTACGTGTGTTTCTTTGTCATAATACTATCTTATTATATATTTATTTTATGAATTTTGTAAGTAATATGAGTCATTCAATTATGATTTTAGCTCCGATTGAAGATGTTACAAATATTGTTTTTAGAAATTTGACTTATTTGATAGTTTTATAGGGAGTGGAAAAGATGGTCCTGATATTTATTTTACGAAATTTATTTCTGTAAAAGGACTTTTAAATAAGTCAAATCAGTTAATGCAACATGTTTTGACAAAAAATGATGAGATTAGTAGGTCCTTGATTGCTCAGATTTGGGGCAATTACCCTGAAAAATTTTTTAAGGCAATAGAAATTTAAGTAATTTGGGATTTTGGGGATATTGACCTGAATATGGGATGTCCTAAAAAAATAGTTAAAAAGGGAGTTTATTTTGCTTTAATTAATAATAAATCCTTAGTCCGTACAATAATTATGGCAAGTAAAGAGGTATGTGTGAAATTTGGGTTGCCTCTTAGTATGAAAACGAGACATGGTTTTTTATGATGAAATTGAAGATTGGTTAGGATTTTACTTGAATTGGATGTGGATATTTTGACAGTGCATCCCAGGCTTGCTATTAACCAAGGTGAAGGTCCTGTGGATATTGTTGTATTTGATAAGCTTGTTAAGCTGAGGGATCAAATCAGTTTTGCTGTATTAATTATTGGCAATGGGGATATTTTAAGTTTAGAGCAAGCGCATCAAATTGTAAAAGAATATTCTATCGATGGAGTAATGTTTGGTCGTGGTATTTTTAGAAATTTAAACTTATTTAAGCAAGGTTCACCCAACTTTTTGAGTAATGATTTGAATTTTAGATTAAATATATTAAAATTGCACATAACAGATTTTCATTCTACTTGGAGTCTTACTAAAGATTTTAATAAACTTAAGAAGTACTTCAAAATTTATTTTAATGAAGATGAAAGATGTAGTGAGTATTTTCATAATATTATGAATTCAAATAATTATGATGAACTTTTTGAAAATTTGTGTCGAATGGATATTATAGGAGATTCTTGAAGTAATGAGTGATGAACTTTCAAAAAATTATGATCCTAGGGTTTTTGAAGATAAAATTTATCAAAAATGGCTTAATAATGATGTTTTTATCCCTAATGAGGGTCTTGGATTAAGATTTAGTATGGTAGCACCTCCTCCAAATGTTACAGGCATTCTTCATATGGGCCATGCCCTTAATTTTACTTTGCAAGATATTTTTGTTCGTTATCAGAGAATGAGGGGAGCTAGTACTCTTTGGCTTTTTGGAACAGATCATGCTGGAATTGCAACCCAAGCTGTTTTTGAGAAACATCTTAAAAAACTTGGAAAAAGTAAGGATGATTTTAGTCGTGAAGAATTTGTTGAGGAAATTTTTAAATTAAAAGATAAGCATAGAGAGATAATTGTCAATCAAGTAGAGAGACTTGGTGCTTCTTATGATCATTCTAGGGAGAGATTTACTCTTGATGCTGGGCTTTGTCGGGCTGTTAATAAAGTTTTTATTGATTTATATAATAAGGGATTAATTTATAAAGGAGAATATCTTGTAAATCTTGATCCTGGATCTGGGAGTGTTGTTAGTGATGAAGAGGTTGAATACAGAGAAGTTATTGGAAAGATTTATTTTATTAAATATTTATTAAATGATGGTAGTTTTATTGAGGTTGCAACCACTAGGCCTGAGACAATGTTTGGAGATGTAGCTGTTGCTGTTAATCCTAATGATAATCGGTATAAGTCTCTGATTGGTAGAGATATTATAGTTCCTATTGCAAATAGAAAGGTTAAGATAATAGCAGATAGTCATGTCGATATGGAATTTGGTAGTGGTGCTTTAAAAATAACACCTGCCCATGATCCTAATGACTTTGAGATTGCAAAGAGACATAATCTTGCTATGATAAATATTTTAACTAAGAAAGCGAAACTTAATGAAAATGTTCCAATTGAGTATCAAGGCTTAAGTGTTAGTGTTGCTAGGAACAAGATAGAGAGAGATTTAAAAGATAAAGGATTTTTAATAGATGTTAAGAGTCATAAACATCAGGTTGGGCATTGTCATAGATCTGGAGAGATCATTGAGCCTTATTTATCAACTCAGTGGTTTGTAAAAATGAAACCATTGGCTGATGCTGCTTTGAAGGCTTTAATGGATGGTGAGATTAGGTTTTATCCTAAGAAATGGGAAAATACATACAAACATTGGTTATTAAATATTAAGGATTGGTGTATATCTAGGCAATTGGTTTGGGGTCATAGCATTCCTGCTTGGTATGATATTAAGACAGGAGAAATTATTGTTAGTGAGTCTGATCCTTCATTAAATGAGGAGTATAAGGATAGGAGCTTTGTTAGAGATCCGGATGTGCTTGATACTTGGTTTTCTTCTTGGTTATGGCCCTTTTCTTCTCTTGGTTGGCCAGAACTTACTCTTGATTTTGAAAATTATTATCCTACGAATGCTTTGATTACTGCTTATGACATAATATTTTTCTGGGTAGCAAGAATGGTAATGGCAGGACTTGAGTTTACAGGACAGGTACCTTTTAAGGATATATATATAACACCCCTTTTAAGAGATAAAAAGGGTAGAAAAATGTCAAAATCTTTAGGTAATGGCATAGATCCTCTTGAAATTATTGATCAGTATGGCAGTGATGCTTTGCGTTTTACTCTTGCATTTTTATCTGTGCAGGGTCAGGATTTGAATATCGATACTAAAGATTTTATGTTTGGAGCTAGGTTTTTAAATAAAGTATTTAATGCCTCTAAATTTATTTTATCAAACTTAGAGGGTAGGGTAATATTAGATAACTTGGAGTTTGATAGTATTGATAAATGGTTACTTACGAGCTTAAATTCAACTGTTGCCTTTTTAGATTGGGCTTTTAAAAATTATAAGTATAATGAAGCTGCGAAAGCAGTATATGAATTCTTTTGGAATAATTTTTGTGATTGGTATATTGAAATCAGTAAAATTAATTTGGGTAGTAATGATATTGATCTTCAGAATATGACTATTTCTAAGCTGATTTTTTTCTTAAAAGAGTCTTTAATCATTATGCATCCCTTTATACCTTTTATTACTGAAGAGATTTATTCTAAGTTTATGCCTTTGAAAGATGTATTGGCTTTGGCAAAGTATCCTGAGTTTGTGAGTCAGAGGGATTTTAAGGAAGAGTTTCAGCAGTTTAATTTGTTTAAGGAATTTATTATATCAATTAGAACTCTTAGGAGTGAATTTAGTATAGTTCCTAAT
The DNA window shown above is from Borrelia anserina Es and carries:
- a CDS encoding septal ring lytic transglycosylase RlpA family protein — translated: MISFFDIMGIRFRFLFLFFAVAQLNSATVGLASWYGEAFHGKSTANGEKFDMTALTAAHKELPFNTIVKVTNLLNNRTVVVRINDRGPFRKDRIIDLSKSAAEKLDFLGIGVAPVKIEVLEQLNEKSITAQESKKTFKVVDPSKDDSVIADSKLNIGSSLNKDHSEVAEKILDNSTREPDFYIQVGSYKTKDYAQRAYKILQKTGLNVLVNSHGPFFTVFVPTYADDVHRNVELIKSAGYKDILVRKTKIPGDNVSID
- a CDS encoding ATP-dependent DNA helicase — its product is MKLIEYILTKAELNIKGFVKRNTQLKMIEKIRKAFQNEQFLVIEAPTGTGKSLAYLIAAIDFIQKTQEKVIISTASINLQEQLIKKDIESLAKIIPFKMKFGIIKGMRNYLCLRRLEELENNLLKHTFNKKNLEELIYWAQNTKIGDKDELNFIDEQIWEEVSANPETCSGLTCPDENKCFFKKARRKILECDIIITNHHLLLTDLYIKNEILKEKENYKNDSEKNDEEINLILPNIKNMIIDEAHYLEEAARTLFSRNFSRIGIKQIFTKIDKIIKKQNINSKYKTNVEIATMLSFENIEYAIKTQKNFPSIYRVTNDIHKTDFYTQIKTHLKEIIYNLENYKATVMSITKDMENKTAKIEIDRLIRNIESKESLIKNFISENQYDNLCSWIENKKNTPIFKTSEIDLGPELNKIMYKRAKRIIFTSATLMINQSFSYFLNQTGLNSTDQNITTEKLPYSFPYKEKSILTVISNIEDPTKEEKFLNQSTQYIKELAMLNKGGTLILLTSFKSLEYVGKNIKDFLLENDINLFIQGELPKNELINSFKESTKKSVLIGIKNFWEGIDIKGDKLTMVIIPKLPFQTPSNPILIAKKELAKKSDKNFFTQETLPQAIMKFKQGFGRLIRDSKDYGIIVCFDKRIFEKNYGKLFIYSLPKIKTYYSTFENIKLTINTFFKNIDQNTNL
- a CDS encoding L-threonylcarbamoyladenylate synthase, which codes for MKTEIIEQSEISKAAKFIRTGELVVFPTETVYGIGANAYNDDAVRMIFLVKRRPITNPLIVHVESIEKINELVEHIPKSALILMQRFTPGPITFILKNAGKISNFISGGLDSIAVRIPSEPVAIQLIKMSGVPIAAPSANLSRRPSSTNFKMAISELDGLVKGIIKKDGESKIGIESTVIRFDLKGNISILRPGLITKEMIEKELKGEFKVEYSTGKEMLSKSPGNLLEHYRPRIPVYLFKKTDNIKQYALRKDTKVLIMRDTLNSYWFNSFWNMNNICVFNTLEEYAKNIYKVFVESEKEYNQIIAELVDDSQLGYSINNRLKKASLNKFIS
- the valS gene encoding valine--tRNA ligase, translating into MSDELSKNYDPRVFEDKIYQKWLNNDVFIPNEGLGLRFSMVAPPPNVTGILHMGHALNFTLQDIFVRYQRMRGASTLWLFGTDHAGIATQAVFEKHLKKLGKSKDDFSREEFVEEIFKLKDKHREIIVNQVERLGASYDHSRERFTLDAGLCRAVNKVFIDLYNKGLIYKGEYLVNLDPGSGSVVSDEEVEYREVIGKIYFIKYLLNDGSFIEVATTRPETMFGDVAVAVNPNDNRYKSLIGRDIIVPIANRKVKIIADSHVDMEFGSGALKITPAHDPNDFEIAKRHNLAMINILTKKAKLNENVPIEYQGLSVSVARNKIERDLKDKGFLIDVKSHKHQVGHCHRSGEIIEPYLSTQWFVKMKPLADAALKALMDGEIRFYPKKWENTYKHWLLNIKDWCISRQLVWGHSIPAWYDIKTGEIIVSESDPSLNEEYKDRSFVRDPDVLDTWFSSWLWPFSSLGWPELTLDFENYYPTNALITAYDIIFFWVARMVMAGLEFTGQVPFKDIYITPLLRDKKGRKMSKSLGNGIDPLEIIDQYGSDALRFTLAFLSVQGQDLNIDTKDFMFGARFLNKVFNASKFILSNLEGRVILDNLEFDSIDKWLLTSLNSTVAFLDWAFKNYKYNEAAKAVYEFFWNNFCDWYIEISKINLGSNDIDLQNMTISKLIFFLKESLIIMHPFIPFITEEIYSKFMPLKDVLALAKYPEFVSQRDFKEEFQQFNLFKEFIISIRTLRSEFSIVPNIKINVALRFGDTFEYEKYFKDHEHIAKKLINFDCIFYNERYSDMIGVPSVCFESFADIKSLIDTNKELARLNKQLEKYERLKHLTLLKLQNQNFLSNAPVEIIDLEKSKLEEFDSFILKINIYIDNLRR
- the plzA gene encoding c-di-GMP-binding receptor PlzA, whose translation is MFFSRKIKDYETKYRGKEIKMSTEINSFLNIKNSVELRVGTYVSRGVIYSISMNAIKLILQEDEILPVLAQNGNSGSIQLTNFDSSGDDSFFIPSLVVKLVNTSSCSVQDKEYNLLTLDFLSPIPEEFAVKIGKLLDLKLGQNQRIHERIIISKDSLRKLNIDSDKAFVEVKGVKYKCLIKDLSYGGALLISYFDYEVIDESNIDLTLSFNIAGKEVSILGKTRNLSVIQTPNGKVLALGVAFCEEKIPLDYTMLIHDYFN
- a CDS encoding tetratricopeptide repeat protein; translated protein: MLKNIVYISLPENFTSQIKDFMFDPRILLPVEVGDVQNFSQDELSFEAVISAILKISAYDQGNINFPYYKELLLALNPNIVNTLIHVGITKIDEGDYNLALEIFLALKGIDGENEVLLVNLALLYEKMAENFLRVEQDMDALNSNQNALKIYERLLELENPNENVFVNAGFFFVKQYKLDKAQELLKHYLKISNNLRLKSKVNEVLNAIGVHKGLALNLERVYNLIILSKEDEAISELVELLKYHGDSWNAWFLLGWGYRRKGFYSEAKDAFLRVLSFKAKNVDAMNELAICFMGLFEFNDSLKYLLRALKLEPDNIKVILNLGILYLKMEHREEAKGCFKIVLEYDAINPIALKYLELLGG